The window AGATGAGCTGGATTTCATTAATGAGAAGATGGGCTAGAGTTCATTAATGAGAAGATGGGCTGGAGCTCATTAATGAGAAGATGGGCTGGATCTCATTAATGAGAAGATGGGCTAGAGTTCATTAATGAAAAGATGAGCTAGAGTTCATTAATGAAAAGATGGGCTAGGGTTCATTAATGAGAAGATGAGCTGGAGCTCATTAATGTGAAGATGGGTTGGAGTTCATTAATGAGACGATGGGCGGAGTTTTTTTAATGAGAAGATAAGCTGAAGTTCATTTAATGATAAGATGGGCTGGATTAATTTAATGAGAAGATGGGCTGGAGTTCATTAATAAGAAGATGGCTGCAGTTCATTAATGAATCAATGAGCAGACTTTCCTGACTCATGAATCAAGAGTGTGAAACAAGTGGCACATACCTTGTGTGTGTGATTCTTCTTCACTCCCTGCTggcttaaagggaacatgttagGTTCCCAATGCACTCATAACCACAGGCATACCTGTCGGTTGTCACCGTTTCCATTTCCAATGCCGGGttgtggctcagtgcgcatgatcagacttCCCagcactttcagtcatgcgcactaaacctctctgaagctgggatgcgtacacccggcttcatagtggtctagtagaaatactttttctcaaGCTCTCTTAATGTATGCTCGTATATGCTGGAACAGTTagtcagggattagaaatatgcacccagaactggttcTGGACGCATAGGGGACCTAATAGGTTCCCTTTATGATTTGTGGCCCAAAAAACACCGCCAACGCTTGTTATGTATTTGATGAGCAGTTGTCATCATGCCCTCGTCTCACTTCCACccattttggaaaaaattgtgcatACATGATgagaaaatgccaaaagttgcataaTTTTAATGCAGTCACCAGTTGTACCAAAATTTAACAACTTTACAAAGCTTTTTACACCAGAATCCTGGCATAAAATCTTTGAAGAATAGGCCCAAATACTATCACCCTGCATCTATGGATGTGTAAACACTTGCTGCCATCCTGGGTTGGGTTCATACATACCTGTTTTTCTTGATTTTTGACTGCATTAATTACAGTGACTCATCAATAAGGTACATCACCTCAGGTACTATAATGATGGCGTGTCACATACACAGTATTGTAAAATCAATCGCTATACTCTAAACGTACATTTCACCAAAGAGGTGTACTGCTGTATTTTGACCACCCTTCCTCTGACTCACAGTGTTTTCCCTTAGGGCATCTGTACTCATTTTGGAACTCACATGCTTCTACTATATATTTATGGCATATCCCCTTTAATATACAGTTTAAGAATCTATAAATGAATTTGGGAGGGGGGTGGGAGCCTGGATCAGTTACTATTTTGAGTTTTGTTCAACCTTGATAGAAAATATAAAAGATTAGTTTTACACCGATTTATTGTGTTTTTGGGTGGGCAGCAGAAAAGAGCCAACATACTCCAAGATTTTGATGCCAAAAACGAGTGTGAAAGTAACGCGACCAATAGACAGTGTTATGTTATTATCTATCCACAGTATCTGTGTATTACCCTTAGACTGATATTCTGTTTCAGCCATTTGTAGATACTTTTATCAGTTATTGCTGAGGTTTTTGTATATCTTCACTGACCAATTACCATACCTGCATAGTGTCAATCAACCCATGTATCAAGTGACAAACTTAGCTCAGCTACATATACCGTATATAGTTGCACAAAAACCATCTTCCTATTTATGTCCTAACTTGTAACTTCTGTAATGTTATGTAATCCAGAGGTCAGTTATTCCCTGCTTGCATTGTATGACATAGTACTGTTCACACTCTAAGGCACACTGGACTTTTCCACCAAATTTCtgtgaaaatctgcagcaaaatctgtatGTGTAACATCCacagtaaggctgtgttcacacgcagtattttttttttgttttgtttttttttgctgcttttttattaaaattaaaagctgcttcttacagtaccagcaaaaaaatgaaatttcagaaatctcatgcataaAATTGCTTTTTTTCTTAACTAAAttggaaaactgctgtgtttttgaaaggagcagcatgtcacttctttcagcgtttttggcaGTATTTTTCACCTATAGGAAGCAAGAGTGAAAAACGTTACAAAAAACGCAGCagacatttttgcagcattttcacgGCATTTTTTTTTAAACCGTTTTAAGTGAATAAAACTAAACTTATTAATCATGTACTATAGAATAAGCAAACATAATCCAAAccccaaaaacactgcaaaaaaaccacaaaaactCCAAAAAACTGGCATTTTAAAGCAGCAGGTTTTGGCtggagaaacaaacagcagaagcacTGGTGTGAACATAGGCTTAGCTAcacatttttttgcagcatttttttttacaatacctGCAAAAGCtgtaagatttcagaaatctcaggcaAGCTCATGTGGTTTTTTTTCTGTGACTGAATTggaaatctgcagtatgtcaattctttcagtatttttcCAATGTTTTTTCACTCATAGAAAACAATGAGAAGTGAAAAAACGctaaaaaaaaacccgcaaccaacatttttgcagtgtttttagtGAGTAAATGTAACTTTATTACACATACTGTAGACAAAGGACACATGTAATCTGCACCCAAAAATGGCTCCAAAAAATAAGCAAAAATGCACAAACATGCAATTGTTTAACTCAGCTGCAGAGAAAAAACATAACACTGCAAAACTTAGCAAAAATGCTGCGTGTGAGCATCGCCTAAATGGGTTTCAGACTAGCCAGGCAGATTTTGCTATAGATTTACTGCAGATTTGAAAAGCGTGAAAATCCACAACAGAAAAATGTTTGTCCAGTATTGGCATCCCCTGGCAGAAATGAAGACTGGCACCAGACAATCCACTTATACCTGTGATTGGTACTTGAGCTCCAGTAACACTTCCCCTCTGACCCTGGACAAATTGCTTGGAACCAGCTGGGCACAGGGAAATTGTGCCAGGGTGAACTTCCTGACGTCAGCACTCATATTCCTTAAGATACCATAGCGATCCACACTGGCAAATTCGCTGACCGCACAGGCATAGTAGGACCCATTTAGCAGAGTGACTGCCAGCCAAGTGACTGGCGCTACCAGAGCTCTGCCAATGATATTGCCCAGCACGAAGCAGATCAGTTTATACTTCATGAGGAGGCTCTGCCGGCTTCTCTCCTGGATGCTGAAGTCGTAGGTTGAGCCTGTGAATAATCTCCATGTATTGTCATTGAATATGAAGCCCACAATCAGCAGGATCAATGCTGGTACTCCCAGGAATGCCAGTCCATACCTCAGATTTTCTGTGGGGCTACACGGGCAGCTAAAGGCGAAAAAAGAGAAGAGCTGCTGCCCTCCCACTGTCAGTAGGGCCACTATAGCATTGAAGATAATGGATTCTTTGCTTTTGAGGAAGGATATAAGGGAGGCTAAAGACATGTTTGCAGCGTTCTGAGGActcctctgtcctgtgtcccaaTGTTATGTGATCTGTCTGCCTTCCCTGGGTGTGCCCTACACACGTCCTGCCCTGCAAACCAATTCCTGTACCTATTGTGTGTGGGATCTGTGTATACTACTACAGATATCACCACTCCTACCCCATCTTTTAAATACACCCCTTGCTATTTACTGACTACACCCATACGAGCCCTCCTCCATCCGATGAAACTACATACACCTCCTATACTCTGAAATCTGTACGGAGACAAATATAATAAACTAGGCTTAGATAGTGTCAGAACTTTCAGAGATGAGTGAAGCTGCTATGGCCCATCCCAAGTCTATTGGTCTGCAGCCTGTGGCTCGCCAGCTGTTGCTAAAGTACAACTCCTAGCATGTCCTGAGATCCACATTCTAGTCTGGTGTGCCCACGAATGAAGCACTCGAATGAAGGGGTTTTTCATTAAATCTGTATATTAGTGTCTTGTGTGAGTGTATTAGTATACTCGTCTACTGCAGCCTTCGCTGGGATCCAACACCTTTCTGCTCTTCTTCTGAGTGGCTTCGTGACTCTGCAGACCCTCTTGGTCACACTGCACTCTGTGTGATCAAGAAGTAGCTTTTACAGTGTCAATTTATGACGATCTTTTTCTGACGCTCAATATATTTAAGAGTAAATGCCACTTCTGGGTTAGACAGAGCGTAGTGTGACCTGACGAGTCtgaagagcagtgacgtcactcaaaaGAGGAGCAGAATGGCGCTGGATCCAGCAGAAAGaggcagtaaggctactttcacacatcagttttctgtattcaggcacagtccttttttttgccgtatccaacgtttccgtttttgttgtgcaaaccggagcaaaccggacctaccggatccgtttttaagcggatccgtttaggacggatccgttaaaaaacggatccggtaggtccggtttgcatccgttttgcatccgttatgtccgttttttgacggatccgttttttaaacactaaacaaacaattaacgagttccgtcttctgattggctattgggaacatatagtatatatacagtattttgaagcatatatgacagaatgaagacagaggcaagcagaaaccatggatgctattcttgcaaattacacaaagatcgctgcagattttatatttgaggcaaatcgcttggctatcatcgtcagagaaaaggagcgacagcgactgaggcgtcagcgacatcgacgcttttggatccatcccctgactgcacagagactgacacgtggggtgttttcaaccctatacctggagctccgtggaaaccatgaaaaattcacaagctatgtccggatgtcagtgattaattttgacgtcctccttggccttgttgcggacaacatccgtaaaacggacacctacagccggttctctataacacccgaggagcgtttgctggttacgcttaggtaagttttttttttttaaattgtatcctcctgtaaattgacttttaactgtaatgtgtttgctattatttttttataattattgtctttcctttacagattccttgcaactggagagtcgctttcatccctccactaccagtttcgactaggaatttccaccatctcgggaatcattagagacacttgccaagccttgtgggattgcctccatgatgatttcatcccccagcccaccagggacagatggcttgcaattgctgaacaatactataacatttgtcagtttccaaattgccttggctcagtggacggcaaacatataagaattgtgaaaccagctgcttcggggtcagaatactacaattataaaaagtatttctcaattgtcctaatggcaataacggatgcggactacaaattcatctcagtggacattggcgcatatgggagatccaatgactctcaggtctttaaaatgtccccaatggggcggcgaatctatgggaatacttttgatttccctcctgcaagacctcttcctggcacatgtgagcccccaatgccctttgtttttgtggccgacgaagcctttcaactctcccaacatctattgaagccatatgcaagccgtggattgacgcaaacccaaaaaatatacaattacagattatccagagccagaagaatggtggaatgctcctttgggatactaaccagcaaatggcgagtgttgttaacagccattaatttaaacattgaaactgtggatgaaattgtgaaagcatgtgtggtactgcacaattttgttttaacaaaggaacctttgtccttggatgaccagagtttggaatccaccgctttgtctgactacaccagtcctggatttaggagtagtgttgcctgttccacaatccgtgacaaatatgctgactattttgtgtccccagaaggtagagtagattggcaagatcaaatggtgtaagatctttgtttagttttataacaaataaaaatagttaaaaataaattaaaaaatatcttgttaactttgttaattttaatctttcactcgctttaaaaatttgtaattttttcaccgtcaaattacaacatgttatgtttttgtattaccttattattaacttaacttgcaaaataatattcacccccaaaaaaaacaagaacaaataaatacttttcaacaaaaaacttttatttttattacaaacataaattataaattggtatatcttgggcttggggtggagatagtactggaggggctgacaggtgggaacacacgcacagttggagtattgagggtggaaagtggtgttggtggtggtggtggggaagtaacagaaggtgaaggtgtggttgagaaaccaagagggaaaccaggagatgggatgggatttggtaaggattgaggggtggagtggagggattgggagacagaagaggtggcgggtgaattagtggcttgagttggggtcatgacgggtgtggaaggcgagatgtggtagtgggtaggaagtgtaggggcagatgtggttgggagctggtactgggcagcaggctggtactgggcagcaggctggtactgggcagcaggctggtactgggcagaaggctggtactgggcagcaggctggtactgggcagcagagggagtagggacaatggctggagggggggcaggtgctggaggaggggtgggtggaggtggttgggagtcaacctgcgccagagcctgccgtgtggcttgcattacatgcatctgctggtcaagagatagcttttccatgcgctctagtacggcttgaaaaaaacaatgattgggtgatttacttgcatctaaatgcagcctgtccagacgcgtgcacaattcgtgtgtatttttttccatattggcatttatgaagctaaaagatgcacgattttgttctgataataattgaatggcgttctggaaggctgcatttagatgcaagaactcgggcgcatagctcttttcctgacccctatgacgctgacgcccagaacccaaaggtgttctactgagggcagcagtgtcagaggggtggggtaggggaaaagctatctcatcaccagcagcttcaggtaatgaagtctcacgggaagctccagcgcaggtggatgggacagatgtagatggaagggaaggttcagatgggtggggtctgtgcgtgtgttcaccagtggcggactgttcagggatcgctcctgtcgggttcgatgcaggctcctgagtgctgcagacggtgctggtaaaaagaggaaaaacaaaataataattaatttaattgctatacagtgccacagaaaaaaaaaaaaaaggcaaaaaaaatcagacataaaatattatactttgtacatattttggggaatatttaccttctgcacaccatagttgtccggaggaacgacaacgctctaaagtaacggtacttcgatctgcgtcctccggatccactcggggcctgcatctcttgatttaactcctttttgaagcgatccctgatagaccgccaccgcttttgtagtttgtcacctgaaagtggaaaacacaaagtggttagtatacaacacattacatcctgcagcataacctactgaactgtgaatacttacgctgtttcttctggccacgagaattgagctccccccaaccttctaccgctgcgtggcatacctcgtcccagagtcgacgggttacgatagtatcagcgtggcggcggtcagccatgttccacagcggctccctctctctaacttcatcgatgaggaggtcgatgttgataaatccggcctcctcaccgtcagaatcgggagcacgctgtgatgcctgttcaaagaaagaaaaaagaaattaaaaaaaaaaatagacaaaaaatcacactgacatgaaaaaaaaaacaaaaaaaaaaaacttacagtatgaccaccgccacctcgacgacgaccctgggacggtcttgggggagctctatcgtgagccctagaagttgaagcctttagtgaataaaaaaaaaaaaacattatttacttatgtgtttggtgtgctgtggtaaacaattcctgtatgaaacttacactctgaccgcccgctccgtgtatttctccaccccttccgtcctcttctggcagcatctcctgtgatgtttcggccacctgtgtaaatgtcgtttatttaaaaaaatgtttgttttttttaaaaaaaaaaaaaaaaaaaaacctcagtttgtgaaccgaaggtcgggctaccagaagacgacatattttattacaggccacgcacaccaacttgatgggccaaacttttccgtcaacactgcacctgcaaaaaaagaaaaaaaaatgtctaagtacatgtacgcagctcacagcagtgatctgtggacagtactgtggacattacctctggaacactgtcctccaaattcgcactgactgcaaacggacacaggaactggctgtcctcaaattttccgtcaacactgcacctgcaaaaaaagaaaaaaaaatgtctaagtacatgtacgcagctcacagcagtgatctgtggacagtactgtggacattacctctggaacactgtcctccaaattcgcactgactgcaaacggacacaggaactggctgtcctcaaattttccgtcaacactgcacctgcaaaaaaagaaaaaaaaatgtctaagtacatgtacgcagctcacagcagtgatctgtggacagtactgtggacattacctctggaacactgtcctccaaattcgcactgactgcaaacggacacaggaactggctgtcctcaaattttccgtcaacactgcacctgcaaaaaaagaaaaaaaaatgtctaagtacatgtacgcagctcacagcagtgatctgtggacagtactgtggacattacctctggaacactgtcctccaaattcgcactgactgcaaacggacacaggaactggctgtcctcaaattttccgtcaacactgcacctgcaaaaaaagaaaaaaaaatgtctaagtacatgtacgcagctcacagcagtgatctgtggacagtactgtggacattacctcaggaacactgtcctccaaattcgcactgactgcaaacggacacaggaactggctgtcctcaaattttccgtcaacactgcacctgcaaaaaaagaaaaaaaaatgtctaagtacatgtacgcagctcacagcagtgatctgtggacagtactgtggacattacctctggaacactgtcctccaaattcgcactgactgcaaacggacacaggaactggctgtcctcaaattttccgtcaacactgcacctgcaaaaaaagaaaaaaaaatgtctaagtacatgtacgcagctcacagcagtgatctgtggacagtactgtggacattacctctggaacactgtcctccaaattcgcactgactgcaaacggacacaggaactggctgtcctcaaattttccgtcaacactgcacctgcaaaaaaagaaaaaaaaatgtctaagtacatgtacgcagctcacagcagtgatctgtggacagtactgtggacattacctctggaacactgtcctccaaattcgcactgactgcaaacggacacaggaactggctgtcctcaaattttccgtcaacactgcacctgcaaaaaaagaaaaaaaaatgtctaagtacatgtacgcagctcacagcagtgatctgtggacagtactgtggacattacctctggaacactgtcctccaaattcgcactgactgcaaacggacacaggaactggctgtcctcaaattttccgtcaacactgcacctgcaaaaaaagaaaaaaaaatgtctaagtacatgtacgcagctcacagcagtgatctgtggacagtactgtggacattacctctggaacactgtcctccaaattcgcactgactgcaaacggacacaggaactggctgtcctcaaattttccgtcaacactgcacctgcaaaaaaagaaaaaaaaatgtctaagtacatgtacgcagctcacagcagtgatctgtggacagtactgtggacattacctctggaacactgtcctccaaattcgcactgactgcaaacggacacaggaactggctgtcctcaaattttccgtcaacactgcacctgcaaaaaaagaaaaaaaaatgtctaagtacatgtacgcagctcacagcagtgatctgtggacagtactgtggacattacctctggaacactgtcctccaaattcgcactgactgcaaacggacacaggaactggctgtcctcaaattttccaacaaaactgcacctgcaaaaaaagaaaaaaaaatgtctaagtacatgtacgcagctcacagcagtgatctgtggacagtactgtggacattacctctggaacactgtcctccaaattcgcactgactgcaaacggacacaggaactggctgtcctcaaattttccgtcaacactgcacctgcaaaaaaagaaaaaaaaatgtctaagtacatgtacgcagctcacagcagtgatctgtggacagtactgtggacattacctctggaacactgtcctccaaattcgcactgactgcaaacggacacaggaactggctgtcctcaaattttccgtcaacactgcacctgcaaaaaaagaaaaaaaaatgtctaagtacatgtacgcagctcacagcagtgatctgtggacagtactgtggacattacctctggaacactgtcctccaaattcgcactgactgcaaacggacacaggaactggctgtcctcaaattttccgtcaacactgcacctgcaaaaaaagaaaaaaaaatgtctaagtacatgtacgcagctcacagcagtgatctgtggacagtactgtggacattacctctggaacactgtcctccaaattcgcactgactgcaaacggacacaggaactggctgtcctcaaattttccgtcaacactgcacctgcaaaaaaagaaaaaaaaatgtctaagtacatgtacgcagctcacagcagtgatctgtggacagtactgtggacattacctctggaacactgtcctccaaattcgcactgactgcaaacggacacaggaactggctgtcctcaaattttccgtcaacactgcacctgcaaaaaaagaaaaaaaaatgtctaagtacatgtacgcagctcacagcagtgatctgtggacagtactgtggacattacctctggaacactgtcctccaaattcgcactgactgcaaacggacacaggaactggctgtcctcaaattttccgtcaacactgcacctgcaaaaaaagaaaaaaaaatgtctaagtacatgtacgcagctcacagcagtgatctgtggacagtactgtggacattacctctggaacactgtcctccaaattcgcactgactgcaaacggacacaggaactggctgtcctcaaattttccgtcaacactgcacctgcaaaaaaagaaaaaaaaatgtctaagtacatgtacgcagctcacagcagtgatctgtggacagtactgtggacattacctctggaacactgtcctccaaattcgcactgactgcaaacggacacaggaactggctgtcctcaaattttccaacaaaactgcacctgcaaaaaaagaaaaaaaaatgtctaagtacatgtacgcagctcacagcagtgatctgtggacagtactgtggacatacctcttccctggagcactggactggaggacagcagaagttgaagtcaggaaccaACGGCAGGAAGTGTgcagaatgtgctggatccttttataagttttgtgatgatgaaaaaaaaaatttgcgcatgctctgtttaccaaaccggatgcggtcaccgcatccggtttaaaccgcattgcgccggatccggcatgcatagacacccattgtatacaatgccgtattgcgccggatccggcagaatgcggttat is drawn from Anomaloglossus baeobatrachus isolate aAnoBae1 chromosome 3, aAnoBae1.hap1, whole genome shotgun sequence and contains these coding sequences:
- the CALHM4 gene encoding calcium homeostasis modulator protein 4, which translates into the protein MSLASLISFLKSKESIIFNAIVALLTVGGQQLFSFFAFSCPCSPTENLRYGLAFLGVPALILLIVGFIFNDNTWRLFTGSTYDFSIQERSRQSLLMKYKLICFVLGNIIGRALVAPVTWLAVTLLNGSYYACAVSEFASVDRYGILRNMSADVRKFTLAQFPCAQLVPSNLSRVRGEVLLELKYQSQVSGWLLIAFVAILFFMTLCVARCCSPLTYLHLRYWTSYVTNEQTLFEQAADKHSKVYAMQNIKKFFGFSPGSKNISEIRIPSRMDWTTISGLDLLKVVNQDYCHYSLLHAWADEEPSDGKVIPIDVGQVPVDTTSPAGIS